One Bacillota bacterium genomic region harbors:
- a CDS encoding DUF885 domain-containing protein: MPGAAGQGARRPEPHCQSKAAAAPEGKGAGGREPLHPTGGRPPASPAAGRNGGEDGITDARREEARRRLESLSARIIDHQLDLVPPMATDLGIHDRDDRLGEFDPPALESAARRTHELLDQLEALPVAELDREERADWETLRMALESLRLQLEVERPWAHDPSFPVQLAAWSVLGLARRSFGSPESRLRALIGREEAMPSLFEAVRRQLENPPEVRVRIALEQLPGTAAFLADELPAAFGEVGDPALRRRFEEANRRAVEAFHRYHAWLEEQLPRARGSFALGEELFRAKLRWEEGLEIPLDELERLGREELRRLQAMFREAAGRIAPGRDPLEVLHEQARQHPAAEEVLGTTRSLLAGLRRFCEEHRIVSIPSPVDPAVVETPPFLRATTLASIDPPGPFEEESKEAFFQVTLPDPAWSTEQKEQHLGALNRYTSEVIAVHEVFPGHYVQFLHLPASSSRVRKVFGATTFIEGWAHYTEEMMLDEGLGEGDPHLRLSQATEALERAGRFLVAIGLHAGGMRFEEAVDLFRRECYMEPVPARREALRGTTDAMYLAYTLGKLEILRLREEWRRQQEAHGQTADLLAFHDAFLAHGSPALPVLRRLLLDETGGGEATRS; the protein is encoded by the coding sequence TTGCCGGGAGCCGCGGGCCAGGGGGCCCGGAGGCCGGAGCCGCACTGCCAGAGCAAGGCCGCGGCCGCCCCGGAAGGGAAGGGAGCCGGCGGCCGGGAACCCCTCCATCCGACCGGCGGCCGGCCGCCCGCTTCGCCGGCCGCCGGCCGGAACGGAGGGGAGGATGGGATCACGGACGCCAGAAGAGAGGAAGCGCGCCGGAGGCTGGAGAGCCTCTCGGCGCGCATCATCGACCACCAGCTCGACCTGGTGCCGCCCATGGCCACCGACCTGGGCATCCACGACCGCGACGACCGCTTGGGGGAGTTCGACCCGCCGGCGCTGGAGAGCGCGGCGCGGCGGACCCACGAGCTCCTGGACCAGCTGGAGGCGTTGCCGGTCGCCGAGCTCGACCGCGAGGAGCGGGCCGACTGGGAGACGCTCCGCATGGCGCTGGAGAGCCTCCGCCTCCAGCTGGAGGTGGAGCGTCCCTGGGCCCACGACCCTTCCTTCCCGGTCCAGCTGGCCGCCTGGTCCGTGCTGGGCCTGGCCCGGCGCAGCTTCGGCAGCCCGGAGAGCCGCCTGCGCGCGCTGATCGGCCGTGAGGAAGCGATGCCTTCGCTCTTCGAGGCGGTCCGGCGTCAGCTGGAGAACCCGCCGGAGGTCCGCGTCCGCATCGCCCTCGAGCAGCTGCCGGGGACGGCCGCCTTCCTGGCCGACGAGCTTCCCGCCGCCTTCGGCGAGGTGGGTGATCCCGCCCTCCGCCGCCGCTTCGAGGAAGCCAACCGGCGCGCGGTGGAGGCGTTCCACCGCTACCACGCCTGGCTGGAGGAGCAGCTGCCCCGCGCCCGCGGGAGCTTCGCCCTGGGCGAGGAGCTCTTCCGCGCCAAGCTCCGCTGGGAGGAAGGCCTCGAGATCCCGCTGGACGAGCTGGAGCGCCTCGGCCGGGAGGAGCTGCGCCGCCTCCAGGCCATGTTCCGCGAGGCCGCGGGCCGGATCGCCCCCGGCCGCGATCCCCTCGAGGTGCTGCACGAGCAGGCCCGCCAGCATCCCGCGGCCGAGGAGGTGCTGGGAACCACGCGGAGCCTCCTGGCCGGGCTCCGGCGCTTCTGCGAGGAGCACCGGATCGTCTCCATCCCCAGCCCCGTCGACCCGGCGGTGGTGGAGACGCCGCCCTTCCTGCGCGCCACCACCCTCGCCTCCATCGACCCGCCCGGCCCCTTCGAAGAGGAGTCGAAGGAGGCCTTCTTCCAGGTGACGCTGCCCGACCCGGCCTGGAGCACGGAGCAGAAGGAGCAGCACCTGGGCGCGCTCAACCGGTACACCAGCGAGGTGATCGCGGTCCACGAGGTCTTCCCGGGCCACTACGTCCAGTTCCTCCACCTCCCGGCCTCCTCGAGCCGGGTCCGGAAGGTCTTCGGCGCCACCACCTTCATCGAGGGGTGGGCCCACTACACCGAGGAGATGATGCTGGACGAGGGGCTGGGGGAGGGCGATCCGCACCTCCGCCTCAGCCAGGCGACGGAGGCGCTGGAGCGGGCCGGCCGCTTCCTGGTGGCCATCGGGCTCCATGCCGGCGGCATGCGTTTCGAGGAAGCGGTCGATCTCTTCCGGCGCGAGTGCTACATGGAGCCCGTCCCGGCGCGCCGCGAGGCGCTGCGCGGCACCACCGACGCCATGTACCTGGCCTACACCCTGGGGAAGCTGGAGATCCTCCGTCTCCGCGAAGAGTGGCGGCGCCAGCAGGAGGCTCACGGCCAGACCGCCGACCTCCTCGCCTTCCACGACGCCTTCCTGGCCCACGGCTCGCCGGCCTTGCCGGTCCTCCGCCGGCTCCTGCTCGACGAGACCGGGGGCGGGGAGGCGACCCGGTCGTGA